A genomic segment from Pistricoccus aurantiacus encodes:
- the pheS gene encoding phenylalanine--tRNA ligase subunit alpha, with the protein MEHLPTLVAEARDAIETAQDKPALDEVRVRYLGKKGKITGLLKGLGKLPAEERPEAGGRINQAKQELEAELEARRQTLTQADLDKRLARERVDVTLPGRGQTSGGLHPVTRTLERIEDLFTRIGYDVATGPEIEDDYHNFEALNIPAHHPARGMADTFYFDATRLLRTHTSPVQVRTMQETAPPIRIVCPGRVYRSDSDLTHTPMFHQVEGLLVDEDVSFADLKGTIEDFLHAFFERIDLSVRFRPSYFPFTEPSAEVDIQCVMCSGEGCRVCSHSGWLEVMGCGMVHPRVFEYSGIDNERYQGFAFGMGAERLAMLRYGVNDLRLFFENDLRFLRQFA; encoded by the coding sequence ATGGAACATCTTCCTACTCTGGTCGCCGAAGCGCGGGATGCCATCGAAACGGCGCAGGACAAGCCAGCCCTCGATGAGGTGCGGGTACGCTATCTCGGCAAGAAGGGCAAAATCACCGGCCTGCTCAAGGGATTGGGTAAACTGCCGGCGGAGGAGCGCCCCGAGGCGGGGGGGCGTATCAATCAGGCCAAGCAGGAGCTTGAAGCGGAACTCGAGGCGCGTCGACAGACCCTGACACAGGCGGATCTGGACAAGCGGCTGGCCCGGGAGCGCGTGGATGTCACCTTGCCGGGGAGAGGCCAGACCAGCGGTGGATTGCACCCGGTCACCCGTACCTTGGAGCGTATCGAGGATCTTTTTACGCGGATTGGTTATGACGTCGCTACGGGTCCGGAGATCGAGGACGATTATCATAACTTCGAGGCGCTGAATATCCCGGCGCATCACCCGGCGCGAGGCATGGCGGATACCTTCTACTTCGATGCGACTCGCTTGCTGCGTACTCATACCTCGCCAGTGCAGGTGCGGACCATGCAGGAAACCGCGCCGCCGATTCGCATCGTCTGTCCTGGGCGTGTTTACCGTAGCGATTCGGATCTGACTCATACGCCGATGTTTCATCAGGTCGAAGGCTTGTTGGTGGATGAAGACGTGAGCTTTGCGGATCTCAAAGGCACCATCGAGGATTTCCTGCACGCCTTCTTCGAGCGCATTGATCTTTCCGTGCGCTTTCGGCCTTCCTATTTTCCCTTCACCGAGCCATCCGCGGAAGTTGATATCCAGTGCGTGATGTGCAGCGGCGAGGGCTGTCGCGTGTGCTCCCATAGCGGCTGGCTGGAGGTCATGGGCTGCGGCATGGTGCATCCCCGAGTGTTCGAATATTCCGGCATCGACAACGAGCGCTATCAGGGCTTCGCCTTCGGCATGGGCGCGGAGCGCCTGGCCATGCTGCGCTATGGGGTCAACGATCTGCGGCTGTTCTTCGAGAACGATCTGCGTTTCCTTCGCCAATTTGCCTAA
- the rplT gene encoding 50S ribosomal protein L20: MTRVKRGVVARRRHKKILKQAKGYYGARSRVFRVAKQAVIKAGQYAYRDRRQRKRQFRALWIARINAAARQNGLSYSRFIAGLRQAGIEIDRKVLADLAVHEKAAFAAIVEKAKAAQ; this comes from the coding sequence ATGACTCGTGTCAAGCGTGGCGTCGTGGCACGTCGCCGTCACAAGAAGATTCTCAAGCAGGCCAAGGGCTATTACGGCGCTCGATCTCGTGTGTTTCGCGTCGCCAAGCAGGCGGTCATCAAGGCAGGTCAGTATGCCTACCGTGACCGTCGTCAGCGCAAGCGCCAGTTTCGCGCGCTGTGGATCGCCCGTATCAATGCCGCGGCGCGTCAGAACGGTCTGTCTTACAGCCGTTTCATCGCTGGCTTGAGGCAAGCGGGTATCGAGATCGATCGCAAGGTGCTAGCGGATCTCGCCGTTCACGAAAAAGCAGCCTTTGCCGCCATCGTCGAGAAGGCTAAAGCGGCTCAGTAA
- a CDS encoding DUF2788 domain-containing protein, which produces MEATFNAWITPIMIGGLIVFMCFIIWDLARKSRAGRFGTLMLFLVLGAGMLGYVAKVVITYFLEQGGI; this is translated from the coding sequence ATGGAAGCCACCTTCAACGCCTGGATTACCCCCATCATGATCGGTGGGTTGATTGTGTTCATGTGCTTCATCATCTGGGACCTGGCGCGCAAGTCCAGGGCTGGCCGATTCGGCACCCTGATGCTCTTCCTGGTGCTCGGCGCCGGCATGCTGGGTTATGTGGCCAAGGTGGTCATCACGTATTTTCTGGAACAAGGCGGAATCTAG
- the infC gene encoding translation initiation factor IF-3, protein MNERISEAQVRLIGSDGEQLGIVPTPEAIEQAEAAGMDLVQISNADPIVCKIMDYGKFVFEQKKQKAAQKKKQKQIQVKEVKFRPGTDEGDYQVKLKNLVRFLEGGDKGKVTLRFRGREMAHQDIGRRLMERIAGDLDELANVESFPKMEGRQMIMILAPKKK, encoded by the coding sequence ATGAACGAGCGTATCAGCGAAGCACAGGTACGGCTTATCGGTAGCGATGGCGAACAGCTCGGCATCGTGCCGACGCCGGAAGCCATCGAACAGGCTGAAGCCGCTGGTATGGATCTCGTACAAATCTCCAATGCCGATCCTATTGTCTGCAAGATCATGGATTACGGCAAATTCGTCTTCGAGCAGAAGAAGCAGAAAGCGGCTCAGAAGAAGAAGCAGAAGCAGATTCAGGTCAAGGAAGTCAAATTCCGGCCTGGCACCGACGAAGGGGACTATCAGGTGAAACTCAAGAACCTGGTGCGTTTCCTCGAAGGTGGCGACAAGGGCAAGGTCACGCTACGTTTTCGCGGTCGCGAGATGGCGCATCAGGATATCGGCCGCAGGCTGATGGAGCGGATCGCCGGTGATCTCGACGAACTGGCGAATGTGGAGTCCTTCCCGAAAATGGAAGGGCGTCAGATGATCATGATTCTTGCCCCCAAGAAGAAGTGA
- a CDS encoding YfcL family protein, which produces MTDPLADRAAAIHEALRHMENHADEDQLFALGYLIPQVPLVMEMAEYEPENVEPEDFDALFAEWLEGTFAEDAMSPQDRGQILMLWLEACQLADAA; this is translated from the coding sequence ATGACCGATCCACTTGCCGATCGCGCCGCGGCCATTCATGAAGCGCTGCGGCACATGGAAAACCACGCCGACGAGGATCAGCTCTTTGCCCTGGGATATCTGATCCCCCAGGTGCCGCTGGTCATGGAAATGGCGGAGTACGAGCCGGAAAACGTGGAGCCGGAGGATTTCGACGCTCTTTTCGCGGAATGGCTAGAAGGTACTTTCGCCGAGGATGCCATGAGTCCTCAGGATCGGGGACAGATCCTGATGCTATGGCTCGAAGCCTGTCAACTCGCGGACGCAGCCTGA
- the pheT gene encoding phenylalanine--tRNA ligase subunit beta gives MKFSEQWLREWVSPQRSTQALADQITMAGLEVDGLEPVAAAFSGVVIAEVVDKMPHPDADKLSVCQVEDGSDEPVQVVCGAPNVAVGQKVAFARVGAVLPGDFKIKKAKLRGMQSRGMICSASELGLEEGVSEGILELDAAAPVGQDFREWMGLDDVAIEIDLTPNRGDCLSVKGVAREVGVLNRLLLQEAPAFAVEIVHDEEFPIEIKDSTHCPRYLGRVIKNVNLKAETPSWMVERLRRSGLRSIDPVVDITNYVMLELGQPLHAFDRANLQERIEVRLAREGERLVLLDGQEITLNGDTLVIADAGGALAIAGVMGGEHSGVTAQTRDIFLEAAFFTPLAVAGQARTYGLHTDASHRFERGVDPELPRQAMERATGLLLSITGGDPGPISDVTDCQALPSVASITLRAERLEQALSMALGSDEVVDILERLGMDVRDDGSTWQVEVPSWRFDLRIEEDLIEELARIYGYNRLPVRRPSARLELRPDNESRRPLKRLRRQLVARGYQEAITYSFVSFQWQETLLPEAVSPVLANPISSDMAVMRASLFPGLLKALEYNLNRQQNRVRLFETGLVFRGDLDDLEQIPMLGALACGLREPEGWAANRETVDFFDLKGDLESLLGVNRGDVSWRFEPALHPALHPGQTARLLYRGQEAGWIGALHPAIRDKLGFKADALLFEVRLEALAQGRLPAFSALSRYPEVRRDLALLVKEDLPVQDLLDCLREQAGEWLTDITLFDVYRGKGIEPGSKSLALGLTWQHPSRTLNDDEINQLVNVIITESEQRFGARLRG, from the coding sequence ATGAAATTTTCCGAACAGTGGCTGCGCGAATGGGTGTCACCGCAGCGCTCGACCCAGGCCTTGGCCGATCAGATCACCATGGCGGGTCTCGAAGTTGATGGGCTGGAGCCGGTGGCCGCTGCGTTCAGTGGTGTCGTGATCGCGGAAGTCGTCGATAAAATGCCACATCCGGACGCGGACAAGCTCAGTGTCTGCCAGGTCGAGGACGGTAGCGACGAGCCGGTTCAAGTGGTATGCGGCGCGCCCAATGTGGCGGTGGGTCAAAAGGTCGCTTTTGCTCGAGTCGGCGCGGTACTGCCTGGGGATTTCAAGATCAAGAAGGCCAAGCTGAGGGGCATGCAGTCCAGAGGCATGATCTGTTCCGCCTCGGAACTTGGACTCGAGGAAGGTGTTTCTGAGGGCATCCTCGAGCTCGATGCCGCAGCACCGGTGGGCCAGGATTTTCGTGAGTGGATGGGACTTGACGACGTTGCCATCGAAATTGATCTGACGCCCAATCGCGGTGACTGCTTGAGCGTCAAGGGGGTAGCTCGGGAGGTGGGGGTACTCAATCGACTGCTCTTGCAGGAGGCACCAGCCTTTGCCGTGGAAATCGTTCACGACGAAGAGTTTCCCATCGAAATAAAGGATTCGACGCACTGCCCGCGCTATTTGGGCCGCGTGATCAAGAACGTCAACCTCAAGGCGGAAACGCCGTCCTGGATGGTAGAACGCCTGCGGCGCAGCGGCCTGCGCTCCATCGATCCGGTGGTGGATATCACCAATTACGTGATGCTCGAACTCGGGCAACCGTTGCATGCCTTCGATCGCGCCAACCTCCAGGAGCGCATTGAGGTGCGGCTAGCCCGGGAAGGCGAGCGCCTGGTATTGCTGGACGGCCAGGAGATTACCTTGAACGGCGATACCCTGGTGATCGCGGATGCGGGCGGGGCGCTTGCCATTGCCGGTGTCATGGGCGGCGAGCATTCCGGCGTCACCGCGCAGACTCGGGATATCTTTCTGGAAGCGGCCTTTTTCACACCCCTGGCGGTAGCGGGGCAGGCGCGTACTTACGGATTGCACACGGATGCGTCTCATCGTTTCGAGCGTGGTGTAGATCCTGAATTGCCTCGTCAGGCCATGGAGCGGGCCACTGGCCTGCTGCTGTCGATTACCGGCGGTGACCCCGGCCCCATCAGCGACGTGACCGATTGCCAGGCGCTGCCGTCTGTTGCTTCCATCACCCTGCGCGCCGAACGCCTCGAACAAGCCTTGAGCATGGCGCTTGGCAGCGATGAGGTCGTGGATATTCTCGAACGCCTGGGCATGGATGTCAGAGATGATGGCTCGACTTGGCAGGTCGAAGTGCCGAGCTGGCGTTTCGACCTGCGCATTGAAGAAGACCTGATCGAAGAGCTTGCGCGCATCTACGGCTATAATCGTCTTCCGGTGCGTCGTCCCAGTGCGCGTCTCGAGTTACGTCCGGATAATGAAAGTCGCCGCCCCTTGAAACGTTTGCGTCGCCAACTGGTGGCGCGAGGCTATCAGGAAGCCATCACTTACAGCTTTGTCTCCTTCCAATGGCAGGAAACGCTGTTGCCGGAAGCCGTTTCGCCGGTATTGGCCAATCCGATTTCCAGCGATATGGCGGTCATGCGGGCCAGTCTGTTCCCCGGGCTTCTCAAGGCGCTGGAGTATAATCTCAATCGCCAGCAGAATCGCGTACGCCTGTTCGAGACCGGACTGGTCTTTCGCGGTGACCTCGATGATCTCGAGCAGATCCCGATGCTGGGTGCCTTGGCCTGCGGCTTGAGGGAACCGGAAGGCTGGGCGGCTAACCGGGAGACAGTGGATTTCTTCGACCTCAAGGGAGACCTGGAAAGTTTGCTCGGCGTCAATCGAGGCGACGTCAGCTGGCGTTTCGAGCCGGCGCTTCATCCGGCGCTTCATCCGGGGCAGACCGCGCGACTCTTGTATCGCGGCCAGGAGGCCGGCTGGATAGGCGCCCTGCACCCGGCGATTCGAGACAAGCTTGGTTTCAAGGCGGATGCACTGCTGTTCGAAGTGCGTCTGGAGGCGCTTGCCCAGGGCCGGCTGCCGGCCTTTTCCGCGCTTTCCCGCTACCCCGAGGTGCGTCGCGATCTGGCGCTTCTGGTCAAGGAAGACCTGCCAGTTCAGGATTTGCTGGATTGCCTGCGGGAACAAGCGGGCGAGTGGCTGACGGATATTACGCTGTTCGACGTCTATCGGGGTAAGGGAATCGAGCCGGGCAGCAAGAGTCTTGCCCTGGGCTTGACCTGGCAGCATCCTTCGCGCACGCTTAATGACGATGAAATCAACCAGTTAGTCAATGTCATCATCACTGAATCGGAGCAGCGCTTTGGGGCCAGGTTGAGAGGCTAG
- a CDS encoding flavodoxin domain-containing protein, translated as MSMLKIFVGTMYGGALDVAEQVKPLFEEAGFDVEILEQPELADLTEPMPELALFCVSTTGSGDYPGNFVPFARAIEELGPDLGALRYGLIALGDSSYGDTFCGSGRALDTLLREYGATRLGERLEVDAMETFMADDAAIPWVEEWIESQQLKGDKT; from the coding sequence ATGTCGATGTTGAAGATCTTCGTAGGCACCATGTACGGTGGCGCCTTGGATGTGGCGGAGCAGGTCAAGCCGCTTTTCGAAGAGGCGGGTTTCGATGTTGAAATCCTCGAACAGCCGGAGCTCGCGGATTTAACGGAGCCTATGCCGGAACTGGCTTTATTCTGTGTCTCCACCACGGGGAGCGGCGACTATCCGGGTAATTTCGTGCCTTTCGCCCGCGCTATTGAAGAACTGGGCCCGGATCTTGGCGCGCTACGCTACGGCCTGATCGCCCTGGGCGATAGTTCCTACGGCGATACCTTCTGCGGCTCCGGTCGCGCCTTGGATACCTTGTTGAGGGAATACGGCGCTACTCGGCTGGGAGAACGCCTGGAGGTCGATGCCATGGAAACTTTCATGGCGGATGATGCGGCCATTCCTTGGGTAGAAGAATGGATCGAAAGCCAGCAGCTCAAGGGAGACAAGACATGA
- the ppnN gene encoding nucleotide 5'-monophosphate nucleosidase PpnN encodes MPKKITTTISPEGSLEVLSQHEVSRLRDTSANGLHGLLRRCALAVLNYGNTSDDARAIMETYHDFDIQVLQQDRGIRLKLTNAPVDAFVDGEMIRGTRQLLSSVLRDIVYVYNEIQNQSRFDLSTGEGTTNAIFHILRKAGVLKPSADPSLVVCWGGHSISREEYDYSKSVGYHLGLRNLDICTGCGPGAMKGPMKGANVAHAKQRRTESRYLGISEPGIIAAEAPNPIVNELVIMPDIEKRLEAFLRVGHGIIVFPGGVGTAEEILYLLGILLNPDNRNTPLPVIFTGPADAADYFKRIDEFLVYTLGEEARQCYQIIIDDPVQVARTMRDGIDAVTEFRRAKHDAFYYNWHLNIARGFQEPFEATHEAMASLALHRQQPVHELAATLRRAFSGIVAGNVKEDGIQAIETHGPFQLHAETELMTRLDELLDSFVVQGRMKLPGSDYVPCYTLT; translated from the coding sequence ATGCCTAAAAAAATTACCACGACCATTTCACCGGAAGGCAGTCTGGAAGTGCTCTCCCAGCACGAGGTATCGCGTCTGCGCGATACTTCCGCCAACGGCCTGCACGGACTGCTGCGCCGCTGCGCCCTGGCGGTGCTCAATTACGGCAATACCAGCGACGATGCCCGCGCGATCATGGAGACCTACCACGATTTCGATATCCAGGTATTGCAACAGGATCGCGGTATCCGTCTCAAGCTGACCAACGCCCCGGTGGACGCCTTCGTCGACGGAGAGATGATTCGCGGTACCCGCCAGCTTCTGTCGTCGGTATTGCGCGACATCGTTTATGTCTATAACGAGATTCAGAACCAATCCCGTTTTGATCTGAGCACCGGCGAAGGCACCACCAATGCCATCTTTCATATACTGCGCAAGGCAGGCGTGCTCAAGCCGTCGGCTGATCCCAGCCTGGTGGTTTGCTGGGGCGGCCATTCGATTTCCCGAGAAGAATACGACTATTCGAAATCCGTCGGCTACCATCTAGGACTACGCAATCTGGACATCTGTACCGGCTGCGGTCCAGGCGCCATGAAAGGCCCCATGAAAGGTGCCAACGTCGCTCATGCCAAACAGCGCCGTACGGAAAGTCGCTATCTGGGTATTTCCGAACCTGGCATCATCGCCGCGGAAGCGCCCAACCCGATCGTCAATGAACTGGTGATCATGCCGGATATCGAAAAACGCCTGGAAGCCTTCCTGCGTGTGGGTCACGGCATCATCGTCTTTCCAGGGGGCGTCGGTACTGCGGAAGAGATTCTCTACCTGCTGGGTATCTTGCTAAATCCGGACAATCGCAATACACCGCTCCCGGTGATATTTACTGGCCCTGCCGACGCGGCAGACTACTTCAAGCGTATCGACGAATTCCTGGTCTATACGTTGGGCGAGGAAGCTCGCCAGTGCTACCAAATCATCATCGACGATCCGGTTCAGGTGGCACGCACCATGCGAGACGGGATCGATGCAGTGACGGAGTTTCGCCGCGCCAAGCATGATGCCTTCTACTACAACTGGCACTTGAACATCGCGCGAGGCTTTCAGGAGCCTTTTGAAGCGACGCATGAGGCCATGGCGAGCCTGGCGCTACATCGCCAGCAACCGGTTCACGAACTGGCCGCCACCTTGCGTCGCGCTTTTTCGGGAATCGTCGCCGGCAACGTCAAGGAAGATGGTATTCAGGCCATCGAAACCCACGGGCCTTTTCAACTGCATGCGGAAACGGAACTGATGACACGTCTGGATGAACTGCTCGACTCCTTCGTCGTGCAGGGGCGCATGAAACTACCGGGCAGTGACTATGTGCCCTGTTATACATTGACATAA
- the ihfA gene encoding integration host factor subunit alpha produces the protein MGALTKAELAEHLHVELGFSKREAKVMVETFFDEIRSCLRENEQVKLSGFGNFDLRDKRERPGRNPKTGEEIPISARRVVTFRPGQKLKSRVEDYKGEAQL, from the coding sequence ATGGGTGCGTTGACCAAGGCTGAACTTGCCGAACACCTGCATGTGGAGCTTGGCTTCTCCAAGCGCGAAGCCAAGGTGATGGTCGAGACGTTTTTCGACGAGATACGGTCCTGCTTGCGAGAGAACGAACAGGTCAAGTTGTCCGGTTTTGGCAACTTCGACCTTCGTGACAAACGCGAGCGCCCGGGACGCAATCCCAAGACTGGCGAGGAGATTCCCATTTCCGCTCGCCGTGTCGTTACCTTTCGTCCGGGTCAAAAATTGAAAAGCCGTGTCGAGGATTACAAAGGAGAGGCGCAGCTTTAA
- the rpmI gene encoding 50S ribosomal protein L35 yields the protein MPKIKTNRGAAKRFKKTANGFKHKQSFRSHILTKKSTKRKRQLRGMKQVHDADKALVARMLPNL from the coding sequence ATGCCGAAGATCAAGACAAACAGGGGCGCCGCCAAGCGCTTCAAGAAGACGGCTAACGGCTTCAAGCACAAGCAGTCGTTTCGTAGCCATATCCTGACCAAGAAGTCCACCAAGCGTAAGCGTCAGTTGCGCGGGATGAAGCAGGTTCACGATGCGGACAAGGCATTGGTCGCTCGCATGCTGCCCAATCTTTAA